The segment gcataatttattattatttgactcAAGTAAAGCTGGTATGGGCccctattaatatttataattactataGTTTTCTGTCTGCCTGGAAATGAATTgctgcattattttttattatttagtagtaATTGTttagttgaaatttttattcttcatCATTGTAAATCATCAACATTATGTTGAACAGTTGAACAAACCATTGTCGCGGGAGGCCagatgtatttatacattctgGAGAGGGGTAAGAACGCAAAGGCAGACAATACcaaataaaacagaatttCCCCATGAGGCTGGCATAGTCGCACCAAGCAACAGAAGCCTcgacaaaaaatagatttaaaaaaaaatcattgtaaatCAGTTTCAATGTCCACAGCTACATAGGTTAAAAACCTACTTTTAAAACTAtcttttcatgttttttaaagattgAACAAGGAGATGGGCTGCCATCAACTATTTGTCTGAACTGTAAGGAACAAGCCACTACAGCTTTTGATTTCAGAAGAAAGTCTCAAAATGCAGATATTGCATTAAGAGGTTTATTTAAGGAAAATGGTACTGCATTGAAGCGTGATGACACTTTTgaggtaaaaaataacaatgtaccCAATACAATAAAAGGTTTTATATGAGCAAATTGATATTAAACAGAAGTTTCTCCATATACTTTTTCTTCAGGTTACAAGtgtgatatatataatacatattctAATTAATTGTGAAACAAAATGTGGCACAATATATCCTAAGATGGCTGTTGTAGTGTCTCAGTTTTTATCAGCATGCAAGCATTGTAAATGGTTTTGATATTAGCTGTCGGTGTTGCCTTTGTTGTCATTGACAGCTAGATTGGCACACGAGAATGTATATGTAAACTCGATCAGTTGAtctgattttaaataatttaattttttagcaTTGTGAGCAGATAAAAACTGAGCTGAACTTGGTGGATGAACAGGACCATTGTCTGGATGAATGGGTCACTCTAGATGGCTTGGAAGATATGGGtacagtatattataattaattactacttttttaatatagtgACCAGTGAGAAACTATTGAAGTTTCTCACTGGTGGATTCTATCATTCATCTCATGCAGCAAGATACTGCTGCATGAATCCTCTCAATTAGATAATATGCAAcaataaacaatgtttttgtataactTTGTTCGgttaaaaccttaataaattgtacgtCTAAAACTTCATCAAGaaacacactatctattacAAAAACCCCCATGAAAAGTGAaagttgtgtagttttaaagatttaaacatacatagggacagacagtgGTAAGtgactttatattatactatgtgATGATACATAATGAAATGTTCCTTTTATTTGTACAACATAATTACCGTTTTGTATAATCCATTTTGTATTCTATATAGACTGACTGTACGTACATATACAtgcatataaaaacaatatttgtacttaattttgcacattgtgatttatttgttgtttttgtagCCATTGTCAAAAGCGAGAATGACTCTCAATATGAATGCAAAAGTTGCACAGCTATTTTTGAATCCTTCAAAAAGTACCAAGAGCATTTaggaaaaaaatgtgtaaaaggTATGTAGCAGGCgaatttttcttcattttttttctttgcatcagcaaaattacttttttttgtttaatttgctTGTACCCCACGTTTTCGCTCCCTTTGACGGTCAACAGGAATATTTCTTCCTTTTCCTATACACTATCCATGATTTTGTCAAGAActcaacaaaataatgttaatttccTTAACTTTTGAATACATTAGTTTTGGTTTCTTTTTGTTTCAGTGGAGATTGATGATTCTAGTAATAATTACTGTCCGCTTTGTTGTACATACTATTATGATGCTGTTAAACTGACAAAGCATATGTGGGACTGTCATACTGAGCTGATGGGTCCAAAGAAACGAGGAAGGCCTAAAAAACTGATGGCTGGTgtaagattaatttatttctgatGTTAAACGATTATGAATGAGGCTGATAAAGaattatatgattattatttatttaaatttttagacTTTACTCAGCAAATTGACTGAAAATggatttcatttaaaatctgttcaggtgaaaaaatatagttgtaCATTTTGTAATGAAGACTTTAAAACCAAAGAAGAAATTCATACTCATGTAATGAAACATAAAGGtactttttacatttgtatataaactttgtatactaatgtttttgtatataacAGTGTAGTCCAAtgatgttatttaatttgtttacagaTAAGCTgttgttttgtcttttttgtaaaaggaCTTatcttaaaaagaaatattttgacaaacacatgtgtattgtaaataaaaatatgcaaaacaAGGTATTCAAtgaattatttcttttcatttgaaattgaaGAAATGTGGctagtaaatttatataattttctattgcAGGATTATGACCAGGACAAATCcaaacaagattttttaagtGAAATCACTCTACAAGAATTTCTAGGGCCATGTGACGCCGAGGTTTGTTGAATGTAATGTACGGTAACGATTAGGTATCCAGCCGCATGTTTTACCCATTCATGTTTTTTGAAAGCAcagtatagtttttattaaggttttcttatttttgtttgtaaaatctAGTAAAAATCTTTCAAGTGAATTACTGACaagatatttataacattatcatCTTGAAAGTGAATCACTCAAGACAGTTTGCGATATTCCTTTGATTATAGGAAAATGATTCTGTACTACAAGCATGTCCAGTGTGCACAGAACTGTTTCATTCAGAGGAACAACTTGCTGACCATAATGACAATGAGCATCCTGAACTTTCTCTAAGATGTAATCTGTGCTCAAaggtgaatattattttattattaccacTTATTTTAACCGCCGACGTATTCACTTGCatgatatgttttatttgaatatttgattAACTATGGAAGGaatgcttatttatttcataattgtGACAAAATAGCATGAAACTGTTATACAAGTtccttgtatattttatttacatgggaaattttgttgaaatttgacacTGAGATAGACTAGACTTAATTTAGGAGCAGAGATGGGTGACGCTCTGTATTGTATTTTCCCTGGTTATTTAGTTCAAATGATATTGAACAAACCTACAAACAATTAGCATTTAGACTTTAACTATTTCAGAGTTGTATTAGTTtagatctatttttttatcaatttcagaTTTTTGCCACAGTGAAATCTGCGAGCCGTCATAGAAATCTTTGCAAGCAAGTCGAACGGAAGTTCAGATGTAGCACTTGCGGCCTTAAGTTTGCTTATGAATTATCACTCAACAAACATATACTTCGATATCATGAAGGTCAAAGTGTATCGGTTACTTTTATAGAAACTGATTCCAAGGAAACTATACAATATCAATGtgataattgtaataaagtttttggcaggtaattattaacttatatatttcttaatataatgatttgctaatatagtaatattatatagtaaagttttaaattcagTCATTGGCAAATCGATCTTCGcacataaataagtacttattatgcCGAAATACCAAAGGAAGGAGAGTGGTGGACTTTACGATTTAGAAACATCATATGGGTGGATAAATAGGAAGAGAGATAATCTTTACCTAAAGTATCTGTGCAAAGGTAGAGAGTAGGTACCCTCTAATATAGAACCaaagttataacaaaatataccgAAATCTCTCGATCATGATTcagtaaaaagtatattattgtgatgatcatatttataatactaagtatttttttatagaaaagagGCACTTATCAGacattcaaaaatacattCCGAAAAAGTCTATGAATGTGATGTGTGTCAAAAGAAATTTAACAGAAGTGATAATTTAAGGTAAGTGTTTATACAactctatatatttaaattatagaaaactagCGTTTCCCATGGAATttgtccgcgtgaatttcttaCCGGAATTTGTACCTtcctagctcaatttgtgtgatagtcctaatacattaaataaatatctacatgcattatacatatatctgaAATTTCAAGTAGGTGAAGCTTAAGTAGCAACTAATCAAGGCCAGTACTTTACGgtaatttcattataacaaataatcgAATCTTGCATTTATACAACATCCAAGGTTGCCGCTATCCATTGGAGCCGCGTATGACATCTGGCCTGGTAGTGGGAAGATCTATCCTTGTGATCGAACATTTCACCTTGCTCTCTCTGCATGTACACGTATTCTAATGATAGGATTTCTACACTGGTCGAAGTCATAGATCGGATTCGGAACGAAATGAAATCTTCGCAGACAGAGGGGCGTGTGGTGGTCTTAATATCGTCGCAGACAGAGACGGGGCACACTCCGGTTTATCTTacgtgtaaataaatagtacctaatatGTAAATAGAAGTCCTAACATCCTTCACAGAATTTCCGTTAGTATTTTTCATCTGCGTTTTTGTATAGACTGTAATCCCGTATTTTCACTTTCGTCAATTACCAGGTCTCACAAACGGATACACGAGCCTCGAGACAAGACAAAGATCACCACCTGTCTCTGTTTGTACTGCGGTCgaagttttaataattcatcAAATCTCATCGTGCACATGCGCCGACATACAGGGGAGAAGCCATACAAATGCGACTTTTGTGGCAAAGGTCAGTTTGTTTAATCACATTTGGTTACTACTATCTTGATAAACTTGATAACAGGCGTTACTGACGCAAGTGCATTAAAAGTAGTGTATACTTTCGACAACACCGCAAAGCTGACTAAAGTAAAATCCCGCTAAATCCCGTAAAATTAGGCAGAAAGGCAGATGCCTTTCTGCCTAATTTTACGGAACCCTCAGTATTCGGGTCCAACTTCCACTAGCAcgttctttattttatacatctaTTCTTACTGACAGCCTAGTCTTACTGAGATTTAGTCACAAAGCttctaaacaatttatttcggATTTTAAGTCATGGAAAGCAATGtcattgtattattaaaacacaTGTTCAATACACACCTACTTAAACTGTCTAATTTTGattactttaacttttttccaGATTATTGTAAACTTTCAAGTTTATggatgaattttatttctattatttttatttattattacatttcagGATTTCCTAGATCTTCAGACCTGCAGTGTCACAGAAGATCACATACTGGGGAAAAACCTTGCATCTGTGGTGTGTGCGGTAAAGGTACGACTTACTACTgcaataatatgtaataattttttgttaaaaaattgcaGTAGAAGTGCTTTAATTACTGGTCTATTTCTGATTGTAGGGTTTTCACGAAGCAACAAATTGTCTCGTCACATGCGGGTCCACACTGGCGTCAAGCCATACAAATGCACTTACTGTGGGAAAGCCTTCTCGCAAAGCAACGATCTCACATTGCATGTCAGGAGACACACGGGTGACAAACCATATATATGTGAAATTTGCGGTGACAGGTTCATTCAAGTAAGTTTTCTTGTATATCATACTTAGAGAATACAATCCCGGAATTGTACTCcctaattatacttattttataaatgcgacagtTTGTGAAAAGTTATGATACCTTTTCACAAAACTATAATTAGGGAGTACAATTACTCTCTCACGAAATACTGGAGGAATTGATCAATTTAAGGTAGACTACCCCTCTGTGTAGTCATTTATCCCGATATCCCCACGTGAGcaaaacttattatttcttattttacgTCTTAAACagtgttgtttttttataaaagtttagtaaaaaaactttaactttTCACACTAAGTACGATCAACTGATCGGTGAATTCAGATATCAGATTTAGCTCTTAATTTCTTCGTATAGCTGCTTTATTTCCTCATTGAAACCTGTTGCGAAAATTTGGCTTTTGTCTGATAATCTATCGTGTATATTTCAATGTTCCAGGGCACTGCGCTGCACAACCACAGACGTACTCACGGACATTTCCCAGCGTCAACGTCGGACGCGCACCTGCCTCCTATCACGTATACTGTTCAGCGCATAAATTCACAGGAATAATAAAAGCTATTTCATCAGTTCTAATAGTTGCTACATTAGtctttgtatatattttaatcatacgcagatatatttttatatacctaaattgtatacattttactcattttatttatttttaactctgTTTTACTTTTGggaaaaaatagtttttacatAGTTATTGGTATGCATAGAAAACTAGAATCGTACGTATGAATGTTTTTTGCAGATTTTTTGTCTAGGTGTAAATGGTCAGATTTATTGATTGGTTTATTTTATGAGGGGTCAGATTGGAGCAGGGAAGCGAAACTCCAGAAGAACTCCATTTGAGAAATATATTCACTTTCTCGAATAGTCGGAGTAGCAAATCACTcgtatttatacaatttcagGCTGTGTTGcgatttttaaagtttacataaatgttttgaataaaatgaagaaaaaaaaattaaatgtaccaattaaaagttttttttcttaactgTGATTTATGTTGgttgaatacaaataaattttgattgagAATAAGAGGGTTCCGAGTTTATGATCTCTTAACACACTGTGCTACAAGGTTGCGAATCTGTAcaagtatttttcatttgatgGGTGTTGTCCGACTAGTTCATGGTGATAGGTTGGTCGGGGGAAATTGTTTGTTTCACCTGCAAGCCCCCAAATGTGTATGacgaatttaatgaaaatagtgaaacatatttattttcggaGCCGAGGTGTTCTTCATTAACAACTCTGCTTCAGAAATAGACTTGTTTCAATTAATTAGTTCCAAGCActttaatagtttttgtattaaaaaatcgtaTCTTAAAGCTTGTGTGTttaagatttgatttttaattgtttgtttctgatattgttgaaatattgACAATGTTGGAAATAGCTACATTTTAGTTCGTCTATGATTTTTGTCTTTGGTTTTGTTTGTTCCCCGCACTCTTTCTTTCTCTGTACCTCCCAACTTTCTAGATGAATACACGTCTATTTCGAAACCTCCGGACCTTTTTATTAGCCCTATATTATAATGCATTCGcagtaatattttcatttattgacaGATGTCGATGTTATATAGTCGGTTTTTTTGCACGTGAATAAGAATTGCTATGGAGGAACCATTGAGACATATTTCGGCCACCAGGATCCCTAACTCGATCCTCCAGGGGATCCTCGTGAACTTATCTGTTCATCAGGATTCCCTTgagtattttttgaaattaaaaaactttaaaaatttaaacaggaaacaaattaaattagataagATAGgtaatttatcttattttaaaaatgaccTATTGctatatcattatttaataatataactgtGTTTCCTGTATAAACTTATCAGTTGCGATTTGATCCGTCTTGCAAGCTTTTTTCGGTTGCCTTCGCTTATGTTTGGTATCTGTTTTTAATGCGTTCAGTAACTGTAGAATGTTGGGGGCTTTTGGAccaattattttgattaaaccCGAGTTCCAACTTACCCTACAGTTATTGGTCCGATGTCTTTCGCCGAAAGCGCTTTTTCTAACATCGTCATTTTTGAGCCAGTATTTCATATGACTTTCTAACTTTAACATATTCAAGAGCGAAGTTGGCTAAGGAAatccaaaattaaatgtttttgctACAGGCATTGGTTCTGCTTGGGTCTCACACTTTtgctttttcaaaatttaatgattttgcTATAGGTTCTGCTATAGTATAGCAATTAtgattttccaaaattatatGCTTTCGTTATATTGGTTCTGCGACTCTcgtttttgctttttttctttgaagtCCTGATATAGACTGTCTTGTTACAAATCGTTTATTATTGGAAAGTATCTATAATTAttcggaataaaaattattgggTACATTGCTGGATTGAATCTTATTGACCCTAGTATTTCACAAGTCCAAtactaaacattttatgtaatataatagtatataatttatatgtagatCGTGGTCGATGATATCTTtgcttgttttaattattttacttctcATGCTGATAATGACGATTTAGGCGGtctaaaattaagattttgcCAACATACAACAACATGTGAATTGCAATAGTTGACcatgtcatttaatttaattaagcatataatattgtaatataaataagggAATGTGAATTATTTACGTGTTAATCAAGATCTTTgttcattatattttcttcagaTCTCTGAATATTATGATAGTGGTGGTATCATAATATTCAGAGACTCTTAGACTGAACCTCTAGACTCTTAGAGTAAAATGTAGTAAAATCCCATACAATATTCTCGCAATCAAAGTGAAGCTTAACACCTTGGCAATAAAGCGACACTTTTACCTTGACTAAAATGCATTGGTTTaatgttattcataaacaaaaagtttaaactAAAGCATGTTTTCTCAATATCGCattgtacaaaatttgaaattgacactTAGCTGAAAGTATGCTTCATCTTGTTCGTGAATAACAGTGACAATTATAAATTCGTTGTTCTGATAGTGCTTAGATTTTAACAATGTCATCAGCGTGTCGGATCTGTTAACATAATCGGTCTCAACTCAAAGATCTTTAGTAGGTTTTACTACGGAGAGACTATTTGACACAAGAAATAGACCATAAATATATGTTGACGTGGTGTCTCAATGGTCTCTCCGATCTTGTTATGATATCAGGGTGTAGATTCTTACAACTTGTAATCAAGCTCGAAGTTGGCTAAgcaaatctaaaattaaatgtatttgctATAGGTATTGGTTCTGCATTGGTATCACACTTttgcatttgtttttgttgtaacAATACAGGATTTCGTCGTTTTCTTTCacatttctttcaaaaatagttttaaataaggcgTCATGTCCTATCAAGTGGCCAATCATTCTTTCCCTTCTGTTTTCTTACACAAGCGTACAAGATACTTTAAAATAGTCAATCTCGTGCATTGGCAATTTTATAGCATGTcgtaaaaaagaataaaacaacatttattatCGGTGGTAGTTTATTTTACTGCAGTTAGCTTTGGCTATGTTTGCATCGGCGTCCAGAACactgaaattaaaacataaaaatggtaattaaatatatagtgcTATAAAGATGTACTTTATGGGTCTAGCTTTTGCGCTCGGCTTTGAACTGCGTGAATTTCTTATtggaaaagtatttttatacgaCGAATGATCATATTTCATCtttaaaagagaaaatatatgtgGTATCTAATTAAAGTTGCCTTgggaataatataaaataatttgggaataataataatttgggaAGCGGCGGAGAAGAAGCGCCTGAAGTACGACACAATGGAGCCACAATATCGTATTGTGCCCATTACGTGGGGACAATGGGCAGCTGGGGCTCTGATACCAAACGCCTTATTAGGGAGATCGGGCACCGTGCAGTGGAGAAATGCGGTGACGCCCGCTCTGGCGCATATTTTCTGGTGCAAAGAATAGCCATAGCAATACAGCGCGGTAACGCACTGTTTTAGGCACCTTTACACTTGCACCGGAGTCGCTAAGGTTAGATTTCAAATtgtgtatgtattattttgcatgtttgacaattttattattataaataaataatcttttattattttggtaaacCACCTTCCTGGTGAAAACCAATATATtcccaaattaaattattagttaaCACATTTCCTGGtagaaattaatgtaaatatcgCTGTATATAAACGTCATTTAGAAAGGTCCAAACACAATTATGTCGAGTTGTGTAAATGTAAGTTTCACATCTCGTGTGTTCGCGGCACTCAACGCTTCAACATACACCATCGTTAGAATCTGTGGCTTTTtcagtgtataatttactctTTGTACACCGTACCGTACATTATGTATGCacctatgtacctatttggacaaatcgtgaagaggtaacacatacaacttactttcgcatttgaaTTAATTGGGATTCTTAGttattactttgttttagGGTCATGTAGTTCGGAAAGGAATAGTAATGTTTAATCGAATAGGTTCCCTCTGTCCCTATTCGATGGTCCTTAGAGGGAATATATTCTATTGAACGTCATTCtggattaaattttatacgtATATTTGTTAACAAATCATAACCATATGTTTGTTAaccaaatataaaacattgttaaataaatgtatatatcacgaaaatagaaatagagaaaaagataaaaacatgTAGAAAGTCGTTATTTGCCCGTATGGCGAATAGTCCTCGGAGGTCTGAGGGCTTTTTTAACACATTGTGTACTGGAATATCCGAATGTAACCTATGTGATTTTGGTTAGAAGAGATAGTAGAGATGTTCAAGGTTAAGCTTGTTTCGTGAAGACCGTCTTTCTTGTTTCTGTGACGATTTCCAAAaggtaatttgaattttatgttgTCTTTACCTTTGCTTCGCAAGCTGGACCGATGCACTGTTCGGggtaaaacaatttaaattgattaatgaATAGGTATAGAAAATAAACCTTAGCGACCATGGCTATGGTTTATTTTCTTACTGAC is part of the Plodia interpunctella isolate USDA-ARS_2022_Savannah chromosome Z, ilPloInte3.2, whole genome shotgun sequence genome and harbors:
- the LOC128682806 gene encoding zinc finger protein ZFP2-like isoform X2 yields the protein MASNSKIKNESICRTCMGREELLSLYEIMYDTMTLDLVISAVTGVKIEQGDGLPSTICLNCKEQATTAFDFRRKSQNADIALRGLFKENGTALKRDDTFEHCEQIKTELNLVDEQDHCLDEWVTLDGLEDMVEIDDSSNNYCPLCCTYYYDAVKLTKHMWDCHTELMGPKKRGRPKKLMAGTLLSKLTENGFHLKSVQVKKYSCTFCNEDFKTKEEIHTHVMKHKDKLLFCLFCKRTYLKKKYFDKHMCIVNKNMQNKDYDQDKSKQDFLSEITLQEFLGPCDAEENDSVLQACPVCTELFHSEEQLADHNDNEHPELSLRCNLCSKIFATVKSASRHRNLCKQVERKFRCSTCGLKFAYELSLNKHILRYHEGQSVSVTFIETDSKETIQYQCDNCNKVFGRKEALIRHSKIHSEKVYECDVCQKKFNRSDNLRSHKRIHEPRDKTKITTCLCLYCGRSFNNSSNLIVHMRRHTGEKPYKCDFCGKGFPRSSDLQCHRRSHTGEKPCICGVCGKGFSRSNKLSRHMRVHTGVKPYKCTYCGKAFSQSNDLTLHVRRHTGDKPYICEICGDRFIQGTALHNHRRTHGHFPASTSDAHLPPITYTVQRINSQE
- the LOC128682806 gene encoding zinc finger protein ZFP2-like isoform X1 encodes the protein MASNSKIKNESICRTCMGREELLSLYEIMYDTMTLDLVISAVTGVKIEQGDGLPSTICLNCKEQATTAFDFRRKSQNADIALRGLFKENGTALKRDDTFEHCEQIKTELNLVDEQDHCLDEWVTLDGLEDMAIVKSENDSQYECKSCTAIFESFKKYQEHLGKKCVKVEIDDSSNNYCPLCCTYYYDAVKLTKHMWDCHTELMGPKKRGRPKKLMAGTLLSKLTENGFHLKSVQVKKYSCTFCNEDFKTKEEIHTHVMKHKDKLLFCLFCKRTYLKKKYFDKHMCIVNKNMQNKDYDQDKSKQDFLSEITLQEFLGPCDAEENDSVLQACPVCTELFHSEEQLADHNDNEHPELSLRCNLCSKIFATVKSASRHRNLCKQVERKFRCSTCGLKFAYELSLNKHILRYHEGQSVSVTFIETDSKETIQYQCDNCNKVFGRKEALIRHSKIHSEKVYECDVCQKKFNRSDNLRSHKRIHEPRDKTKITTCLCLYCGRSFNNSSNLIVHMRRHTGEKPYKCDFCGKGFPRSSDLQCHRRSHTGEKPCICGVCGKGFSRSNKLSRHMRVHTGVKPYKCTYCGKAFSQSNDLTLHVRRHTGDKPYICEICGDRFIQGTALHNHRRTHGHFPASTSDAHLPPITYTVQRINSQE